A genomic region of Rhodohalobacter sp. 614A contains the following coding sequences:
- a CDS encoding type II toxin-antitoxin system PemK/MazF family toxin gives MVERFDVWLISLDPTKGSEIKKTRPCLVISPNEMNRHIRTVIIAPMTSTIRNHPSRVTVTFQKKKGQIVLDQIRTVDKQRLIKKLGTIPSSAQNKTLSVLQEMFSE, from the coding sequence ATGGTAGAACGGTTTGATGTCTGGTTAATATCTCTCGATCCTACGAAAGGTTCAGAAATCAAGAAAACCCGTCCCTGTTTGGTGATCTCTCCCAATGAAATGAATCGGCATATCCGAACCGTCATCATCGCCCCGATGACATCAACCATCAGAAATCATCCCTCAAGAGTCACGGTTACCTTTCAGAAAAAGAAAGGCCAAATTGTGTTGGATCAAATTCGAACGGTGGACAAGCAGCGATTGATTAAAAAACTGGGGACCATTCCTTCATCTGCCCAAAATAAAACGCTGAGTGTTTTGCAGGAAATGTTTTCGGAATAA
- a CDS encoding AbrB/MazE/SpoVT family DNA-binding domain-containing protein encodes MKTKLIRIGNSQGVRIPKPIIEEAGLSEEIEMILEGNQIILRSPDQTRYGWNDAFEKMAQEKDDELLDKEETEQSSEWDETEWTW; translated from the coding sequence ATGAAAACAAAACTCATACGCATCGGAAATTCCCAAGGCGTTCGAATTCCCAAACCGATCATTGAAGAGGCCGGGCTTTCTGAAGAAATCGAAATGATCCTTGAAGGCAATCAGATCATTTTGCGCTCACCGGATCAAACCCGCTATGGTTGGAATGATGCCTTTGAAAAAATGGCTCAGGAAAAAGATGATGAGCTATTGGACAAGGAAGAAACGGAACAATCCAGCGAATGGGATGAAACCGAGTGGACATGGTAG
- a CDS encoding WG repeat-containing protein: MGTDFIETKDKAMIVNTNFDEIINCKISTKFSICSNFYNGIAVYTDGEKYGYISRSGQIISECKYEYAERFKYGVALASTNRGNNKFEYLNRNGELILTTTPKEYPIQFRNNLGLVQIKKRLGFGYYFTCDGEVYNSDSIFT, encoded by the coding sequence ATGGGTACTGATTTTATTGAAACAAAAGATAAAGCAATGATTGTTAATACAAATTTCGATGAAATTATAAACTGTAAAATTTCAACTAAATTTTCTATCTGTTCGAATTTCTACAATGGTATTGCTGTATATACTGACGGAGAAAAATATGGATATATAAGTAGATCTGGCCAAATCATTTCTGAATGTAAGTATGAATATGCAGAACGATTTAAGTACGGTGTTGCTTTAGCAAGTACTAATCGTGGGAATAACAAATTTGAATATTTAAACAGAAATGGTGAATTAATACTAACTACTACTCCAAAGGAATATCCTATACAATTCAGAAATAACCTTGGTCTGGTTCAAATAAAGAAAAGATTAGGTTTCGGCTATTACTTTACTTGTGACGGAGAAGTTTATAACTCAGATAGCATTTTCACATAA
- a CDS encoding WG repeat-containing protein gives MYTDSYESRFDSIKNSISSNNSHSLILDIKKNYYEQVDIDSENFQKPLLIPFQKDGKWGYCNSEKFIVIDPIYTDANPFKDGLARVKNNSNKWAYLNEKGDFITPFKYDSCRDLNAGWASVAIKTEQELGWMGPGFYLQFGSIDKNGEQILPFKYAHLGFLSEGIVDYSPKKNIGNYYDDRNLFDNKITKGFIHFNDTKLTDVTFDIVYPYSEGLSLVANRDSGNGLSWYMYSYIDKEGNLIRDFDFESAEIFSSGFAVIKMPGNTNSGNQNYIDKSGNIVFDSHLKKTKHSLWVLILLKQKIKQ, from the coding sequence ATCTATACTGATTCATACGAATCTAGATTTGATTCAATAAAAAATTCAATCTCTTCTAATAATTCACATTCACTTATCCTTGACATTAAAAAAAATTATTATGAGCAAGTTGATATTGATTCTGAAAATTTTCAAAAACCTTTATTAATCCCCTTTCAAAAAGACGGTAAATGGGGATATTGCAATTCAGAAAAATTTATTGTTATAGATCCAATCTATACAGACGCAAACCCATTTAAGGATGGATTGGCACGAGTAAAAAATAATTCCAATAAGTGGGCTTACTTAAATGAGAAAGGCGACTTTATCACTCCCTTTAAATATGATTCATGTAGAGACTTAAACGCCGGATGGGCTTCAGTAGCTATTAAGACTGAACAAGAACTCGGCTGGATGGGACCAGGTTTCTACTTACAATTCGGTTCAATAGATAAAAACGGAGAACAAATATTACCATTTAAATACGCTCATCTTGGTTTCCTATCAGAGGGTATTGTTGATTATTCACCTAAAAAAAATATCGGAAATTACTACGATGATAGAAATCTATTTGATAATAAAATAACAAAAGGGTTCATTCACTTTAATGATACAAAATTAACCGACGTTACCTTCGATATTGTCTATCCATATTCTGAAGGACTCAGTTTAGTCGCAAACAGGGATTCTGGTAATGGGTTATCTTGGTATATGTATAGTTATATTGATAAAGAAGGAAATTTGATTCGTGATTTTGATTTTGAAAGTGCTGAGATATTTTCAAGTGGTTTTGCAGTAATTAAAATGCCAGGTAATACTAATTCGGGAAATCAAAACTATATAGACAAAAGTGGAAATATTGTGTTCGATTCACACTTAAAAAAAACGAAACATTCTTTATGGGTACTGATTTTATTGAAACAAAAGATAAAGCAATGA
- a CDS encoding phospholipase D-like domain-containing protein, translating into MKTIFENIEQSIISEINQAKKWIKISVPWFTSVELLQSLYSAESRGIDIELIIEDDKVNNKLKKLFEGLERLGCKVIFNKNKEKLNHEKFALIDGETLIYGSYNWTNKANLYNNESIFIIDKDENKSILIHTNLDLIQ; encoded by the coding sequence ATGAAAACCATTTTTGAAAATATTGAGCAATCAATTATCTCAGAAATAAATCAAGCAAAAAAATGGATTAAAATAAGTGTTCCTTGGTTCACGTCAGTTGAATTACTTCAATCATTATATTCTGCTGAGAGTAGAGGTATAGATATTGAATTAATTATCGAAGATGATAAAGTCAATAATAAACTTAAAAAGCTCTTTGAAGGATTAGAAAGACTTGGTTGTAAAGTTATTTTCAACAAAAATAAGGAAAAGTTAAATCATGAAAAATTTGCACTGATTGATGGGGAAACTCTGATCTATGGAAGTTATAATTGGACAAACAAAGCAAACTTATATAATAATGAAAGTATATTTATTATTGATAAGGATGAAAATAAATCTATACTGATTCATACGAATCTAGATTTGATTCAATAA
- a CDS encoding dipeptidyl-peptidase 3 family protein, whose protein sequence is MNRFLRLFVAILFLGLAFLLSGCGNNNQMEESSAAEGGMTIEDRLDQYTTFELNTDISEFTQNQRDMLSLLIDAAQAMDDVFWEEAYGYHNELLEEIDDSDLWEFVEINYGPWDRLNGDEAFIDSVGAKPLGANFYPVDMTKEEFEAWDSEDKDDLYTLVRRDRDGNLMTVPYHEEFKEQHELAADKLREAAALAGNPGLEKYLYARAEALLTDEYQESDMAWLDMKTNQIDIVIGPIETYEDQLYGYKAAHEAYVLVKDMEWSDRLSKYAEVLPVLQRGLPVPDEYKQEEPGADSDLNAYDVIYYAGDSNAGSKTIAINLPNDEEVQLEKGTRRLQLKNAMRAKYDKILVDIADMLIVEEQQEHLTFDAFFANTMFHEVAHGLGIKNTINGNGTVREALREHASALEEGKADVLGLYMISELRKDGTVTDGVIEDNYTTFVASIFRSIRFGTSSAHGRANLIRFNYFVENGAIAYDEDQEAWRVDYDKIPEVTDSLSNRILTFQGDGDYEGVANFVEEYGQVSPQLQNSLDRLANAGIPTDIVFEQGKEVLGL, encoded by the coding sequence ATGAATCGATTTTTAAGACTATTTGTGGCAATCCTTTTTTTAGGCTTAGCCTTTCTACTTTCGGGATGTGGCAATAATAATCAGATGGAAGAATCGTCAGCGGCAGAAGGAGGGATGACCATCGAAGACCGTCTCGACCAATACACCACGTTTGAGCTGAATACGGATATCAGTGAATTCACCCAGAACCAGAGAGACATGCTCTCACTTTTGATTGACGCCGCCCAGGCTATGGACGACGTTTTTTGGGAAGAAGCGTATGGATATCACAACGAATTGCTGGAAGAAATTGATGATTCCGATCTCTGGGAGTTTGTGGAAATTAATTATGGTCCGTGGGACCGGTTAAACGGGGACGAAGCGTTCATCGACAGTGTGGGGGCGAAGCCACTTGGTGCGAATTTCTATCCTGTGGACATGACCAAAGAAGAGTTTGAAGCATGGGATTCCGAAGACAAAGACGATCTCTATACACTGGTTCGAAGGGACCGCGACGGAAATTTGATGACGGTTCCCTATCACGAAGAGTTCAAAGAACAGCATGAACTTGCGGCTGATAAATTAAGAGAAGCTGCGGCGTTGGCTGGAAATCCCGGCCTTGAAAAATACCTGTATGCCCGGGCAGAAGCACTTCTGACGGACGAATACCAGGAGAGCGACATGGCCTGGCTGGATATGAAAACCAATCAAATTGATATCGTGATTGGCCCGATTGAAACGTATGAAGATCAACTCTACGGTTACAAAGCTGCCCACGAAGCGTACGTGCTGGTTAAAGATATGGAGTGGAGTGACCGTCTTTCCAAATATGCCGAAGTGCTGCCTGTTTTACAGCGTGGTTTGCCGGTTCCGGATGAGTACAAGCAGGAAGAACCCGGTGCCGATTCTGACCTGAATGCGTATGACGTGATTTATTACGCGGGCGACAGCAACGCCGGTTCCAAAACTATCGCTATCAACTTGCCGAATGACGAAGAAGTTCAGCTCGAAAAAGGAACGCGTCGGCTCCAGTTAAAAAATGCGATGCGTGCGAAGTACGACAAGATCCTGGTGGATATTGCCGATATGCTGATCGTGGAAGAGCAGCAGGAACACCTCACATTTGATGCCTTTTTTGCCAACACGATGTTTCATGAAGTGGCACACGGATTGGGAATCAAGAATACTATTAATGGAAACGGAACGGTTCGCGAAGCCCTCCGAGAACACGCATCAGCCCTCGAAGAAGGCAAAGCCGATGTTCTTGGGTTGTATATGATTTCCGAGCTCCGCAAAGACGGAACAGTAACAGACGGCGTCATTGAAGATAATTACACGACGTTTGTAGCCAGTATTTTTCGGTCGATCCGGTTCGGAACCAGCAGCGCTCACGGACGTGCCAACCTGATCCGTTTCAACTACTTCGTAGAAAATGGCGCCATTGCCTACGATGAAGACCAGGAAGCCTGGCGTGTAGACTATGACAAAATTCCTGAAGTAACCGATTCTTTATCAAACCGAATTCTCACTTTCCAGGGAGATGGTGATTATGAAGGCGTTGCCAATTTCGTAGAAGAGTACGGACAGGTCAGCCCGCAATTGCAAAATTCGCTCGACCGTCTCGCCAATGCCGGCATCCCCACAGATATTGTGTTTGAGCAGGGTAAAGAAGTGTTAGGGCTTTAG
- a CDS encoding YybH family protein, protein MKTNYTNLTFLSIIILTFLSCDSPSEDAANMQGTVDREAVIADINEMRNNFMQAVKTRDMATLGSMMTEGTIMVLPASEGWMDMKAQAQGPLPYDSLSITPNEIEVINNEWAFEMGSTVSYYTPEGQSEPVELPDTYIMIFRNQGDGWKLYREVASGATME, encoded by the coding sequence ATGAAAACTAACTATACCAATCTGACATTCTTATCGATCATTATCCTCACTTTCCTTTCCTGCGATTCTCCCTCTGAAGATGCTGCAAATATGCAAGGAACCGTTGACCGCGAAGCTGTTATAGCTGATATTAATGAAATGAGAAATAACTTCATGCAAGCCGTTAAAACCCGTGATATGGCAACTCTGGGATCTATGATGACAGAAGGCACGATCATGGTCTTGCCAGCGTCAGAAGGTTGGATGGACATGAAAGCACAAGCACAAGGTCCCCTGCCCTACGACTCCTTATCAATTACACCCAATGAGATTGAAGTGATCAATAATGAATGGGCATTTGAGATGGGTAGTACGGTTTCTTATTACACGCCAGAGGGCCAAAGCGAACCTGTAGAATTACCCGATACATATATCATGATTTTCCGAAATCAGGGCGACGGCTGGAAACTCTATCGCGAAGTTGCCAGTGGCGCTACGATGGAATAA
- a CDS encoding ABC transporter permease, with protein MFKNYLLTSWRNLTKHKTYTGVNLIGLVLGISAFIILGLYVWEDLSFNQFNSKYDRIARVVTVDKARGVSSQRVGVSYPALAEAMKENLPEVEETVRISNQGESTIRYNNENYLVQTSYLTENSFFKIFDFELLQRTYDDVLTRPGTIVVTEGFAHRVFGSNNVIGHTIENQQGNLLEVVGVMEDVPPSSHFQFEMLQAMVPGEGQDGFAQFLQSWSSISFQTYVLFDRPRDTEAYADRLMEIATNNGGYEMFFPTFIPLSDVHLNSSDILFDLNNRKSDISNVYIMSAIAFMVLILACFNYVNLVTARSASRAKEIGLRKVVGGVRSQLIAQHLVESIFMVFLAFAASIVLVYSSIPVLNDVYSRYAEMNWLLTPEFIGLSITGILLIGVLSGLYPAAVLSSFNPSSVLKGTFSSSSKGSLLRHSLVVLQFVISIALLAGTMVVYQQMDFIFNADLGYERDQIITLNAGQFANPENAETFYQELSNIPGVLFVGASSQQIGSQYGRSGVTPEGISSEENIITSVTNINDTYIPTMGIEMFEGRNFSTQYADSGNSVLVNQAFLRMLGWDTGTDKTVTFGATSDNPTTLSIVGVVGDFHFATVRHEVEPLIMFYSRALPTLSIKLDTQNLNSTLSEIENVWKSFLTNRSFEFDFLDESFAQQYNTEQTLSQMIRHFSLLAIAIAAIGLFILSVFTVQQRRKEIGIRKVLGSTTGGISLLLSKDFLKWILLSNIISLPIAWYFLREWLANFRYRIDLDFYPFLAALILSMLIAALTVSIQTYRAATENPVNSLRSE; from the coding sequence ATGTTTAAAAACTACCTCCTCACCTCGTGGAGAAATCTAACCAAACACAAAACATACACCGGTGTAAATCTTATTGGATTGGTCCTGGGAATTTCAGCATTTATCATTCTTGGACTCTATGTTTGGGAGGATCTCAGCTTCAATCAATTCAACTCAAAGTACGACCGAATTGCGCGGGTTGTAACTGTAGATAAAGCCCGGGGTGTTTCTTCTCAAAGAGTGGGCGTTTCTTATCCGGCCCTTGCCGAAGCCATGAAAGAAAATCTGCCCGAAGTTGAAGAAACGGTCCGCATTTCGAACCAGGGAGAATCAACCATTCGCTACAATAATGAAAACTACCTGGTTCAGACTTCCTACCTGACGGAAAATTCTTTCTTTAAAATTTTTGATTTTGAACTGCTTCAGAGAACCTATGATGATGTCCTCACAAGACCGGGTACCATCGTAGTTACCGAAGGATTTGCACACCGTGTGTTTGGGAGTAATAATGTCATCGGCCATACAATTGAAAACCAACAGGGAAATCTGCTTGAAGTGGTTGGAGTAATGGAAGACGTGCCGCCAAGTTCGCATTTCCAGTTTGAGATGCTACAGGCAATGGTTCCAGGTGAAGGACAAGACGGATTTGCCCAGTTTCTGCAATCGTGGAGTTCTATCAGTTTTCAGACTTATGTGCTTTTCGACCGGCCCCGGGATACGGAAGCATATGCCGACCGACTGATGGAAATCGCCACAAACAACGGCGGCTATGAAATGTTCTTCCCAACATTCATTCCCCTTTCGGATGTCCACCTGAACTCTTCGGATATTCTGTTTGATCTGAACAATCGAAAAAGTGATATCAGCAATGTGTATATCATGTCTGCCATTGCTTTTATGGTTTTGATTCTCGCCTGTTTCAACTACGTAAACCTGGTGACCGCCCGTTCCGCTTCCCGGGCAAAAGAGATTGGGTTGCGAAAAGTCGTTGGCGGTGTCCGAAGCCAGCTTATTGCTCAACATCTTGTTGAATCCATTTTTATGGTATTCCTGGCATTTGCTGCCTCTATTGTATTGGTGTATAGTTCTATCCCGGTTTTGAATGATGTTTACAGCCGTTATGCCGAAATGAACTGGCTGCTGACTCCAGAATTTATCGGGCTTTCAATCACAGGAATTCTTTTGATTGGAGTCCTTTCAGGACTATACCCGGCCGCAGTTCTCTCGTCATTCAATCCATCTTCCGTTTTAAAAGGAACATTCTCATCAAGTTCAAAGGGTTCTCTCCTGCGCCATTCGCTCGTGGTTTTGCAATTTGTAATTTCTATTGCACTTCTTGCCGGAACAATGGTGGTTTACCAGCAAATGGACTTCATTTTTAATGCTGATTTAGGATACGAACGGGATCAGATTATCACACTCAATGCCGGCCAGTTCGCAAATCCTGAGAATGCCGAGACCTTTTATCAGGAGTTGTCAAACATCCCGGGCGTTCTTTTTGTTGGAGCTTCTTCTCAGCAGATAGGTTCTCAGTACGGGCGATCCGGAGTAACCCCTGAAGGAATCTCTTCCGAAGAAAACATCATCACAAGCGTGACAAATATCAATGACACTTATATCCCAACGATGGGAATTGAAATGTTTGAGGGACGTAATTTTTCAACTCAATATGCCGATTCCGGGAATTCTGTACTGGTTAACCAGGCTTTTTTGCGAATGCTCGGGTGGGATACAGGCACTGATAAAACTGTAACATTTGGAGCCACCAGCGACAATCCAACCACCCTGAGCATTGTGGGTGTTGTCGGGGATTTCCATTTTGCAACGGTCCGCCATGAAGTGGAACCGCTGATTATGTTTTACTCACGCGCACTTCCAACCCTATCCATAAAACTGGATACCCAAAATCTAAATTCCACTTTATCAGAGATTGAAAATGTCTGGAAATCATTTCTTACCAATCGCTCATTTGAATTCGATTTTCTGGATGAATCCTTTGCCCAGCAGTACAATACCGAACAAACTCTCTCGCAAATGATCCGTCACTTTTCTCTTCTGGCAATAGCCATTGCAGCAATCGGACTGTTTATATTATCTGTATTTACAGTTCAACAGCGTAGAAAAGAGATCGGAATCCGAAAAGTGCTGGGTTCTACTACCGGTGGAATCAGCTTATTACTGAGCAAAGATTTCCTGAAATGGATTTTGCTTTCTAACATCATCAGTCTGCCAATTGCCTGGTACTTTCTGCGAGAATGGCTGGCCAATTTCAGGTACCGAATCGATCTGGATTTCTACCCATTCCTGGCAGCATTAATCCTTTCCATGTTAATCGCAGCCTTGACGGTGAGCATTCAAACATACAGAGCCGCAACAGAAAATCCAGTAAATAGCTTGCGAAGCGAATAA
- a CDS encoding four helix bundle protein produces the protein MDNFRNLIVWKRTVDLATLIYKETLNFPKSELYGLTSQIRRAAVSISSNIAEGAGRRSKREFANFLSISYGSACELETQLLIAKNLGYVKKDDFKILFSEIDEIQKMLYSLGKKQKS, from the coding sequence ATGGATAATTTTAGGAACCTTATTGTATGGAAACGGACAGTTGATCTTGCTACTCTGATTTATAAGGAAACATTAAATTTTCCAAAATCGGAGTTATATGGATTGACTTCACAAATAAGGAGAGCGGCTGTTTCTATCAGTTCAAATATTGCTGAGGGAGCGGGTAGAAGATCAAAAAGGGAGTTTGCGAACTTTCTGAGTATTTCATATGGATCAGCATGTGAGTTGGAAACTCAACTCTTAATCGCCAAAAATCTAGGATATGTAAAAAAAGATGATTTCAAAATCCTCTTTTCTGAAATCGACGAAATCCAAAAAATGCTCTACTCTCTTGGAAAGAAGCAAAAATCCTGA
- a CDS encoding S9 family peptidase has translation MKKHLIFLLIPLFLLSLNQEIQAQKTNFDYLDVYDLQFVDNPQISPDGNTIIYVRHQFDVMTDRRYTNLWSISFSGDEHEPLTSGKSSYGTPTWSPDGSKIAYTSSEEGSSQIFVRWMDRGVTSSITNLTHSPGNLQWSPDGTKLLFTMRLPSDKPQIANLPSPPKGAKWADGATVIDYVQFKADGRFEVLEETYSHIYMVSAEGGAPRKLTGGNYNHSSPSWTPDGESILFTADRTGNADLDPNNEQIFEMDITSGELNQITDKRGPHSNPKISPDGQYIAYTGYEDEFVGYQLTDLYIMNRDGSNLQKISDDLGVDIGNITWAGDSRSLFFLYDEEGNTKVGNIRLNGDISTLVSNLGTSSIGRPYGGGSYSVAENGRFAITSGATDRPTELAVGHYPTRMAVTQITNLNEVFLSSKQLGETTEFWVDSSVDDFEVQGWIITPPDFDPNKKYPMILEIHGGPYTNYGARFTPELQLMAAKGFVVVYTNPRGSTSYSSDFASYINLNYPSEDYNDLMDAVDYVVGQGYIDEEKLYITGGSGGGVLSSWAVGHTDRFAAAVVAKPVINWYSFVLTSDGYPFFNKYWFSEYPWDDPEQYLERSPISYVGNVTTPTMLLVGEYDYRTPVSESEQFYQALKLQGVPSALVKISDSSHSIASTPSNLIRKVAYILGWFEKY, from the coding sequence ATGAAAAAACATTTAATATTCCTTCTCATCCCTCTTTTTTTACTTTCACTAAACCAGGAAATTCAAGCCCAAAAAACCAATTTTGATTATCTGGATGTTTATGATCTTCAGTTTGTAGACAATCCCCAGATTTCACCTGATGGAAATACCATTATTTATGTTCGCCATCAGTTTGATGTAATGACGGATCGCCGGTATACAAATTTATGGAGTATCTCTTTTAGCGGGGATGAGCACGAACCGCTGACCTCCGGCAAATCATCCTATGGAACACCAACCTGGTCACCCGACGGATCAAAGATAGCCTACACCTCATCTGAAGAAGGATCCAGCCAGATTTTTGTACGATGGATGGACCGTGGTGTAACTTCGTCAATCACCAACCTCACTCACAGTCCCGGAAATTTGCAGTGGTCACCAGACGGAACCAAATTACTTTTCACGATGAGACTTCCGTCCGACAAACCTCAGATCGCCAACCTCCCTTCGCCTCCAAAAGGAGCAAAATGGGCCGATGGAGCAACAGTGATCGACTATGTTCAATTTAAAGCCGATGGCCGTTTTGAAGTACTTGAGGAGACTTATTCTCATATTTATATGGTTTCTGCAGAAGGAGGCGCACCCCGAAAATTAACCGGGGGGAATTACAATCACTCTTCACCATCCTGGACGCCCGACGGAGAAAGCATTTTGTTTACGGCAGATCGTACAGGCAACGCTGATCTTGATCCAAACAACGAACAAATTTTTGAAATGGATATTACATCCGGAGAGCTGAACCAAATCACGGATAAACGAGGACCGCATAGCAATCCAAAAATTTCACCCGATGGCCAGTACATTGCCTACACAGGTTATGAAGATGAATTTGTTGGCTATCAACTGACGGATTTATATATCATGAACAGAGACGGATCAAACCTTCAAAAGATCTCTGATGATTTAGGAGTGGATATCGGGAATATTACCTGGGCCGGTGACAGCCGTTCACTCTTCTTTTTATATGACGAAGAAGGAAATACCAAAGTCGGGAATATTCGTTTGAATGGAGATATTTCTACTCTTGTCTCCAATCTTGGAACATCCAGTATCGGGCGGCCTTATGGTGGCGGATCTTATTCGGTTGCTGAGAATGGACGATTTGCAATTACTTCAGGAGCCACTGACCGGCCAACGGAACTCGCGGTGGGCCATTATCCAACCCGGATGGCTGTTACTCAAATCACCAATCTGAACGAGGTATTTCTCTCATCCAAACAATTGGGTGAAACCACCGAATTTTGGGTGGATTCATCCGTCGATGATTTTGAAGTTCAGGGCTGGATTATCACTCCACCGGATTTTGATCCCAATAAAAAATACCCGATGATTCTTGAAATTCACGGCGGCCCTTACACCAATTATGGCGCACGTTTCACGCCGGAGTTACAATTGATGGCGGCAAAAGGGTTTGTGGTTGTGTATACAAATCCGCGTGGAAGCACCAGTTACTCAAGCGATTTCGCTTCCTATATTAATCTCAATTATCCCAGCGAAGATTATAACGACTTAATGGATGCCGTAGATTATGTAGTTGGCCAGGGATATATCGATGAGGAAAAACTGTATATCACCGGGGGAAGTGGCGGTGGAGTTTTGAGTTCCTGGGCGGTTGGTCACACCGACCGATTTGCAGCAGCCGTTGTAGCAAAACCGGTCATTAACTGGTACAGTTTTGTCCTCACATCAGATGGTTATCCATTTTTCAACAAGTACTGGTTTTCTGAATATCCCTGGGATGATCCCGAACAATATCTCGAACGCTCTCCCATTTCATATGTCGGAAATGTTACAACTCCTACAATGCTTTTGGTTGGGGAGTATGATTACAGAACACCTGTAAGCGAAAGTGAGCAATTCTACCAGGCATTAAAATTACAGGGCGTCCCTTCCGCATTGGTAAAAATCTCGGACTCCTCTCACTCCATCGCCTCTACCCCGAGCAATTTGATACGAAAAGTGGCGTATATTTTGGGCTGGTTTGAGAAATATTAA
- a CDS encoding universal stress protein, whose product MIKRILIALDPDEDTPIATQYAISLAERNDASVTGLAVVDTSNIYPTGIIGDPDQTHHARNLWEELTDNSRNVAGRLLEKFESSVEKSGVRYTAITQEGASYDRIIEGMKYHDLLVVGRDSHFFYNEPKQETKTLAQVVKNGVSPTLIVTHHFEEVHKVLIAFDGSRPASRSLKSFAHLSPFGKDLEIELLHISKTDNDDSESSSETILDFANDYLLEHDFKNVTQKFMAGDKISEAILKRRKEIGADLIVLGAHAVSAIKRLTFGSTTHELITKTDSPLFMTP is encoded by the coding sequence ATGATTAAGCGCATACTCATAGCACTCGACCCCGACGAAGACACTCCTATCGCTACTCAATACGCCATTTCACTGGCTGAACGAAATGACGCTTCGGTTACCGGACTTGCCGTGGTGGACACAAGCAATATTTATCCGACCGGAATCATTGGCGATCCCGATCAGACACACCATGCACGAAATCTCTGGGAAGAACTAACAGACAACAGCCGGAATGTAGCTGGAAGGTTGCTTGAAAAATTTGAAAGCAGTGTTGAAAAATCAGGAGTCCGTTATACCGCTATCACCCAGGAAGGTGCATCGTATGACCGGATCATCGAAGGAATGAAATACCACGACCTGTTAGTTGTAGGGCGCGATTCACACTTTTTCTACAATGAACCAAAACAGGAGACCAAAACTCTTGCCCAGGTTGTTAAAAACGGGGTTTCGCCAACGTTGATTGTCACCCATCATTTTGAGGAAGTTCATAAAGTGCTGATTGCATTTGATGGAAGTCGCCCGGCATCCCGATCCCTGAAAAGCTTTGCCCACCTCTCTCCTTTTGGAAAGGATTTGGAAATCGAACTCCTGCATATTTCTAAAACAGACAATGACGATTCCGAATCTTCATCAGAAACGATTCTTGATTTTGCCAATGATTACCTGCTCGAACACGATTTTAAGAATGTAACTCAGAAATTTATGGCTGGTGATAAAATAAGCGAGGCTATCTTGAAACGACGAAAAGAAATCGGGGCAGATCTTATCGTACTTGGTGCACATGCCGTATCTGCCATTAAGCGCCTCACATTTGGTTCCACCACCCACGAATTGATTACAAAAACAGATTCGCCGCTTTTTATGACTCCATAG
- a CDS encoding DUF4212 domain-containing protein: MNEKAKAYWKENLRLLTILLVIWFLVSFGFGIIWVDPLNTIRLGGFQLGFWFAQQGSQYVFVILIFIYVYQMNKLDKKFKFDEVDDEHSSDQPQTEVH; this comes from the coding sequence ATGAATGAAAAAGCCAAAGCATACTGGAAAGAAAACCTGAGATTGCTCACCATTCTACTTGTGATATGGTTTCTTGTCTCTTTCGGGTTCGGAATTATATGGGTTGATCCGTTAAATACGATTCGATTGGGAGGATTTCAATTAGGTTTCTGGTTCGCTCAGCAAGGCTCTCAGTACGTGTTTGTCATCCTGATTTTTATATATGTCTACCAAATGAACAAACTGGATAAGAAATTTAAATTCGATGAAGTTGACGACGAACATTCTTCAGATCAGCCTCAAACGGAGGTGCATTAA